The Pontibacter korlensis sequence CGAAAAGAGAGGTAATTATAAATTTAAGTAGTCCAATATCTTGTCAGTTAAGAAGTCAGAATACTTTTTATTTCTTTTGAATACAAATGAAATAGCCTTGTATGATAGATCGTAAAAAATATACTTTCTTCCATCCTTAAGTTTAAATTGATAATATGGAGGTGATACGAATGGGTAGATTAAAGGAATAAAGTAGCCTACATTTTGAATTGAATCAAACTCTGAGGAATCAACGATTTTATTACCATAATACAAGTTATCGATATGTATCTTTCCTCCTTCTATTGATATGTCAAATGTTCTCGATACAATCCAATTTATCACAAAAGCAATCAAACAGAATAATAGTAGGATGTATAAGTAATTTTCGTTCTCAGTTACGAAATAAGCCACAGCTACTCCTAAACTGAATACCACAGATATTGAAAGAAAGAAAAGTTGCTTTACCTTATTGCTTTCACTCAAAATATATTTACTAATCATCATTATTCGTTTTACTTGTAATCTTAATACCAAATCCTATATTGTATCCAAATCCAGCACCAATTGCAATAGTAGCACCATGGGCAACGCCAACTCTTAAAGTGCTACTTCTTGTTGTTGCGGTTTCCTCTCTCGAAATTTTAGATTCAGCAACGACTCCTGGAACTCCTACTGCTGCTCCACCCTCTTTCTTCGTGCTAACAACTTCTCCTGATTTTGAATTAGTAACCGTTTCCTCTTGATAAGAACCTTCTACACCAAGACCATATACAGGAACACCAACTTTCCCACCTGAGGTAGTCTTAGAAGTGGAAGTTTTATTTAAACGATAACCCTCGTAATTAACTCCATCTTTATCAATCTCAATAGAGAGAGTTGCATGATCTACACTTTCAACATTTATGTCTGCCCCATATCCTTTAATTTCGCCAGCCATTCTTTTACCTACTGTTGTCCCTCCATTTACCTCTACATAAGGAGATGTTTCCAAGTTACTAATAAACTCTCTTGTAGACTCCACTGTTGCTCTAACCACTGCTGTTGCAGCCTCTGTTGCTTTCTTTACAGCATAATTTGTGGCTGTACTAACTAGCTTTCCAATAATGTCATCCCCCCACATGCCATCCGGATCGATAAACCTTATCGGGTTATCAAAGGCATAGTTGTAAGGGCTCCACCTGCGGCCTTTCTCGCCCAGCGGATCCACCACATGCCACCTGCCGATCTGCGCGTCGTACATCCTAGCGCCGTAGTCCATCCAGTTCAGGCCAAGCTCCGCCTGCTTCTCCTTGCCGTTGTACTGGAAGAACTGTGCACCTGCATCAGTTTTTCCCTATGGTGCAACTTCCATTATAGCACACTTTTCCCAAAGAACGTCAGGCCCCTAAAGCCATACTATAAATATAGCACATTTAATATTCATTTGAAAGTAGACCTATATCCCCAAGAATCGGTTAATTTTTCCTGGCCGTTCCAGTACCTGTAGTTCTAAATTCAGCTGATTTAGATCAAGTAATAGATCTTTGTCGCTTGGATACTTCGTTAGTAAATGTTTAACATAATTAATCTCTAGCTGCTTTTCCCTTATTAAATCGTCTTGGCTCATATTCATTATCTGTTTTATACTTTATATCACAGATTCTGGAAAAGTTGGCTCCACAAATAAAATAAAGGCACCCTTCTTTCGAGATATGCCTTTATCTGCCCCAAAACAACATTTTTAAACTTCCAGCTTTCTAATCATCCCTACCCCAACGGGTGATATTTGGCTACAACAGCCTTCAGCTCCTCCAACCCCGCCTGCCTGTACTTCTCGGTGGTACTAGCCTTGCGATGTCCGGCAAACGCCTGCACCACACGCAGGTTCTTCCCTGCTTGGAGCATGTTGGCAATTACGCTTTGCCGAATAGTCTTGGTATTGAGGTTCCGCTCCGGGAAAAGCGGCTTGAAGGTCTCGACCAAATAACTGACGCCTTCCCCGCTCTCCGGCTGGCCCCGCAGGTTGACAAGCAGGCTAGCAGTTTTTGATTTCAGGAGCTTTGGCCGCACTTCCTCCAGATACTCCTGCAACAGTGCTAACTGGCTGGGTTTTAGGGGAAGTACCCGGCTGTTGCTTTTGGGTGTCTCTCCTACGTAAACTGTACTTTTCTGCAGGTCGATATCTGACACATCCAACATCACGAGTTCGCCCAGCTTCAGGGCCTGGTAAATAAGCAGGCTGATGATCACCTTGTTTTTCACCTTCGCGGCTTTATACCTTTCCTCCCGTTGCAGGAGCAGTTCCAGTTCTTCAGAGGTGAAAAGATCCTGAAGCTGAACAGGCAAATCCTGTGCATCCTTCAGGTTCAGATAACGGCAAGGGTGGTCGTGTCTTTGCCCGGTGGCAAGCAGCCAGAAGTAATAGGCTTTCACACTGCAAAGCGCCCGACTGGCTGTTTTGGGATTGCTGTACTTCCTCCGCAGGTAATCTACATAAGGAAGTATCTCCCGGTACGTGGCTGTCCGGGCCCGCTCTTCCGATAGGTATAGCAGGTATAGCTCAATGTCGTGCAGGTAGATCTTAACGGTGGAAGGGGCATGCTGCCCCAGCAGGTAATCCTTAAGCTCAAGCATGTGTTTGTGTGGCTAGGTAAGATTGACTGATGCGGGTATAAAGCTGGGTGGTTTCAATGCTGTTATGGCCCAGGAAATCCCGCACCTGTTCCAGGCTCAACCCGCCTTCCAGCAGGTGCGTGGCGATCGAGTGCCGCAGGTGGTGCAGGCTGAAGTGCTGCGGTAAATTCACCTTTCGCAAGAGGAGCTTTAACTTGCGCCCGTAATCTCCGCCCCGCATCCGGTGGCCGTTAACATTTAACAGGAAAGCCTGGCGGCTGTCTTCGTCCTGCTTCTTTTCATACTGGCTCCGCTCCCGGTAGAAATACTCCTGCAGATCGCGCGCCACCTGCCCGCTCATCGGCACCACGCGCCGCTTTTTGCCTTTGCCCTGCCTCACGTACAGGAGCTGGTTTCGGAACTGCACATCGGAAATGTTCAGCTGCTCGGCCTCCGAGCGCCGCAGGCCGCAGCCGTAGAAGATGGCAAGCATGGCTTTCTCCCGCAAGGTTTCACAGGCACTGTACAGCTGCTTTACCTGCTCCACCGTCAGAACAGTACGCTCCGGTGAGACGGGGCGGGGGAAAATAAGGCCGCTGATCGGATTGGCTGTGATTGTACCCAGCGTTTCCTGATAATGGAAGAACAGCTTGAGCGTATAGAGGTGCTGCACAACAGTGCTGGTGCTCAAACAGCCCACCCGCTGCTGGTTGGGCCGTTCCAACAGGTACTGGTAGTGCTCCTTGATG is a genomic window containing:
- a CDS encoding tyrosine-type recombinase/integrase: MKNLPLHTPGFQRLVREFSRHLRRLGYNPSSCKSQPSSLREFLHWLEQQGITDVESVRPKHIKEHYQYLLERPNQQRVGCLSTSTVVQHLYTLKLFFHYQETLGTITANPISGLIFPRPVSPERTVLTVEQVKQLYSACETLREKAMLAIFYGCGLRRSEAEQLNISDVQFRNQLLYVRQGKGKKRRVVPMSGQVARDLQEYFYRERSQYEKKQDEDSRQAFLLNVNGHRMRGGDYGRKLKLLLRKVNLPQHFSLHHLRHSIATHLLEGGLSLEQVRDFLGHNSIETTQLYTRISQSYLATQTHA
- a CDS encoding tyrosine-type recombinase/integrase; translated protein: MLELKDYLLGQHAPSTVKIYLHDIELYLLYLSEERARTATYREILPYVDYLRRKYSNPKTASRALCSVKAYYFWLLATGQRHDHPCRYLNLKDAQDLPVQLQDLFTSEELELLLQREERYKAAKVKNKVIISLLIYQALKLGELVMLDVSDIDLQKSTVYVGETPKSNSRVLPLKPSQLALLQEYLEEVRPKLLKSKTASLLVNLRGQPESGEGVSYLVETFKPLFPERNLNTKTIRQSVIANMLQAGKNLRVVQAFAGHRKASTTEKYRQAGLEELKAVVAKYHPLG